The following nucleotide sequence is from Citrus sinensis cultivar Valencia sweet orange chromosome 6, DVS_A1.0, whole genome shotgun sequence.
TTATGCCCATTTAATCAGACACTTGCATGTGCTTCATGGTTTCTTTGCGTGCAAGATGTGAGAGAGACAGAACAAGAGAGTTTCCAAATTGTTTTCAGAATCCATTGGTCACAAATTCAATCTCCAAATTCATCACAAACATCTGTGAAAACCAAAACACTTGCTTCAATAACTAAAAGACACATGCACTTGCAGCTGTCCTAAAGCAATCAAGCTTAGCCAGCAATGATAATCTTTTTGTCTTCGGCTACCTAGTGTTTGTTCTTCTttagtgaaaataatttattgattccAAATAATATCCTCGGACAATGAAAGTTCATCATAGCTGAGAAGTCAAATTGATAGGAGAAGCATCACCATCCAGTCTATTGCTTCAATACAAAGGAATAGTGTCTTAAGTCTCAGCAATATCCAAATTACTAGCAACATTTCAATTATATGTTCCTTTGTGCATCATCAGTCAATTCCATTCAACTATAAAGAAGGTTGAATtataacaccaaaaaaaaaaaaaatgataaattgcATATGAACAATCAAAGGATTAGCTAAAATGGGTTCCACAAACATATAGATAATAAAATCCCATAGATGTTGCCAATTCATGTACTGAATGATTGATTTAAACAATGCaatacataatatatatattcggGGGGCatcaaggaaaataaaatggagATGCATTGTATCCTAAACCACAAGATTGAGAGAGGACAACTAGCATGGGCCATATCTTGTTCACAAGAGGATGGAACAATATGGGTTCTCAATTTTcctgaaagaaaaaagacctCAATTAGTAAAGCTTCAACAATCTAGATAACTTTTCTTTTGACTcctttttgacatttttcactTGCCTTTTGTGAGTGCATGCACAGTGAGAAGatgttaataatgaattaatgagcCCCTTTGCCGGCAAcatctaataaatttaactgAAGTTGGATGGACAAGAACTTTTATGAAGGCTAGCTTGAGGATCTACAGTCCTATGGAGCTAGCCAGCATGTAATAGCGCATGTCCAACTTACAAGGAAAACACTTttttatgcaaaaaaaaactatatatgCAAGAAAATACTTGGAGAAAGCAACTGAAAAAAGTCCAAATGATTcagtttttaatatatttatatcttAAATGCCCATGTTAAAAACACATTTGTCTCCCCCATGTTCTCATCCAAAGCTCATTATAACTTTCTGCTTCTTTCTTTGCTGTCAAATTGCAAATAAACATTCAATTGGACAAAATAAAGTACCGAAATTTGCTTCTGTTGAAGCTAGGGATGTATCCTGCTAACTTTACTTGATTGGTCAAAGTTAAtagtgatttcttttttgcttcATCCGTTGAGATGTATATCCATTTCagagattttttaaagatcaTAAATATGGGAGGCAAAAACAAGATAGATAGAAACCGATGAAGATGTGTAGACCACCAAACGCTGCTTTGAAAATAACTTCCAATATCATTGTGTGCCTACATGTGCTTGTACAGTCTTACAATGTTAACCCCTTTGTTTGTCTACGTGTTTGCCTTGTCTTTCTTATTTAATGTTGTTGGCTCCTACGTATTGCACAAAACTTTCCCAGGTGAGGTCGCTATTGAATTATCTGGCTCAAGCCTAGTGCGTACACGATAACATGAAGTGCCTCTAAAGTTACCCCATATATGTATTAACGTGTGCTctgaaaatacaaattaaaaatcatctgttcttatattttaaatgagATGCTTTCAAAGTTTCAGGACGATACTGTGGCTTGATTTAATCATGCCGGCCCTGCGTCAGATTTTGTATATACGTGTGATCAAAGTTTGTCGAATTGGCACTGGCTGAAGTGTTGATTTGGGGGCTGATTTATCTGTAGGCTTGTAATGCTGTTGCAGTGGTGGCCTCAAATATCTTGTGCAATCTtaatcaaaattgaattaaacaaCACATGGCCAGTTCTGATATATCTTTCCCTAATTTGTTCTTTTGCATTGGTTTCTTTTTAATAgcctgaaaaaaataataataacaaaaacgTGCTCATTGCGGCCCCACAAAATGGCGTGGCCCTTTATTGAAACGTTAAAAATAAGTCGGCCTTATTGGGCTTACATCTACAATGGGCCGATTCTGTCCAAATTTTAGTTGGTCCGGCCCGGTTCAAATGGTCTATGTTATCTCCGTTACCTCTTTCTGATTGCTTTAGAAGATTCAACTCGGCTGGCTTTAACAATTAACACTAAAGCAAACTGAATTATCAGCATACACAAATTTGAagcttattaattaaattagtaattttcttttttaattttttttgctctAGCTTGCATTATATCGTCGTTGCGCGTAGTCTTCACcggaaatatatatatatttaaaaaaaaaatgatgtctCCAAGGCCAAACTCTGACGATCGAGGATCTTCTAATTTCAggtaacaaaaataaatctcaaattcAGTTTTCCTTTTGCCgttttgttcttcaattgctTGGGGCTTTTGCAAAACCCTAGCTCTCTGTTTGGTTTAATCGctaagaaattttttgaatttaatttcacgCTTTAATGTAGGTTCATTAGAGGCTGAATTATAGTATTTAGTTTCAGCTGACTATGTACTCGAATAAGCTCGTAATCTTCGAGCttaaatgaagagaaaaatgaaaaaaccaAAGTAAAATCTCTAGTTCTATGTTTTTCGTTTTCTGCCAAGAACTATtgaaacaaattgaaaacaaaaaatgaatcattttGTTTAGTAATGTTGGCCTCAGTTGAGTGAAATATGCAATGTTAGTTGACTGATCCAGTGATATTGCAACAACTGTGAACCGCGGTTGAGCCAAATACATACCAAGAATCTCATGTGGATTTGCGTATCAGTACACTGTTGTACTGAATTATTCTCCGAATGACTTCTTGTGTATTGTTTTGGCGTTTGAGTTGTAagtgttaataataaaaaaatcatttgttttaattttaggtAGTTCCACATGTCAGTTGCAAGaacagaaatgaaaaattcttagcttttcaattttcactcCATTGGtatttgcttattttttctctattcTTTTTGGTGCTGGATATTCGTAGCAAGTAGCAACTTGTAATGATTTACTTTTCTATGCACGTTTTCCACTAGGCATACTCCATTACAGATACTTCATATAATTGCAAGCTTTTTGAGGATATGGTCcgtttactccatgtatcgcTATTTGTCTCAAACGGGAGTTTCAGTAATACTTTTTATCTTCTGCTGTTTGGTACCCTCATCCATCCTATTTTTGCTGCTGCAAAAGCCTTGGAAGGGCAGACCGCTCTTGAATACGCAGGtctgtttttattgcaaaatgAGAGATGTGGATGAGAGAAATTGATGCTTAATGATCTTCTATTATATGCCCCTTTGTCAATAATGTCACTTATTTTTCAGATGGTGCCTTCTGTCATTAATGGTGGCATAACAgctttatattttatcttgtGGGGAAAGGGACTCAAATCATGTGGACCCGTTAGGTAGGTTATCTGATTCTTAAAGAGTGTTTGTTGATTGTTATTTAGTCTTTATATGTTTGATTGTGTTTCAGTGAACCTCAAggtattattttaagttttatgcTGAGATTGCATGCTGATATTAGCCAGTCTGCTGGCTAGGGCATGATTGGCTTTAACTGAAGTTAAGGATCTTATGTTGTCTCTTCTGGATGTCTTGATGCTGGATAAAGTGTTGTTCTGCTTTTAATCGAACTCTTTATTAGGGTAGTTGGTGGTTGATTTTAACTTGCTGGCTCTTTATTTGAGAAGTTAGTTTTGATTAACATTTGTTTTGGCCTCTAGAGCTTTATTGGCAGAGTATTCTGGTGCTGTTCTTGGAGTACTATCTGCAGTATTGTATGGACGGAGGGGCCATGTATGGAAAAAGGTAATTTTCTGAAAGATGCTTCACTATTCTATTGACGAATTTTGCTTATAGTATCGATTCTTCTCAGTTAAATGGCACTTTGGTGGAAACTTAAGCATAGATTTGTAATCTTGCAATTGTGGGCAACCTTAGCTGCATCTTGTGCTTAAGGAAAAACCGATATCCTCACAATGCCAATAAAAATTGAGTTCTGCCAATGCTGGTTGAAAATAGAATCCAATAAACTGATAGCAGTTTCAACTTGACAGTGGAACTCAAAGAGTATTTAACCagatataaaatatgagtTCTTCCgtcataataatttattatcacCTGGGATGCTCAAACTGGAAATTACTAATTGGAATGGTGTTTTCTCATATTTTACCAGGTAGGTGGGCTTATTGCGATTTTGGCATCTTTCTACTTCTTATCTCAAGGCTGGGCTACAGAAACTTCTTCTCCATTCTATATCCTCTTTGAACCTGAATTTTTATAAGCTAATAAATGCTGATATATAAGTGATTTtcgtttttctttcttttattctttctccTTTACTTTTTAATCTTGTTCCAAATGTATTGTGATAAACTTAACCTGAATATACCTTTTAAAGATAGTCTTGATGCAGAGCTTCGGACTGAACAAGTACTGGGAATGAAAGAAATGGTAGTTCCCCTACTTGCTGGAATCTTATCAGCCTTGAGAAGAGTGATTGCACGGCGTGTTTCACTCAAGGTGTTGACATTTTTCTATCTACATTGATCTTGTGCATTTTTCATTCAGCCCATATTCCAGTTATTAGCCCTCCCCCTCATGGCCTCACCtcctctttatttttctagcGGGTGAAAACTGATAAATAATCCTAACATCAATTTGGCCATTTCTGCTGTCAGAATACACTCAAGAGACGACTTCATGCTATCACTATTACTTCTGCAACATGTTTTCTGTTTCCTGTAGCTATGTGGGACTTGATCATCGTAAgttttgttattataattcaGTCCTAAGAGTAACTCTAACAGACATACTTGTTTGTGGAATAATATACTCATTTTATAATCTATCATGGGATTTGGTTTGAcggagattttttttatatctctttCTGTTTTTGACCACTTCAGGGGTCAAAATCGAGTAGCAGTGTGGATCTGCCATTTTCTG
It contains:
- the LOC102610913 gene encoding uncharacterized protein LOC102610913 isoform X1; its protein translation is MMSPRPNSDDRGSSNFRHTPLQILHIIASFLRIWSVYSMYRYLSQTGVSVILFIFCCLVPSSILFLLLQKPWKGRPLLNTQMVPSVINGGITALYFILWGKGLKSCGPVRALLAEYSGAVLGVLSAVLYGRRGHVWKKVGGLIAILASFYFLSQGWATETSSPFSFKDSLDAELRTEQVLGMKEMVVPLLAGILSALRRVIARRVSLKNTLKRRLHAITITSATCFLFPVAMWDLIIGSKSSSSVDLPFSAWAFLSTTLFGIILIFYVDAMAEERLHMVFSSPRHLMVAGGCIIVMEMVYKMDFSLIGFIICSLILGFGIYEATSLDHGRKDTFQKPDLSNGMLGDELQMSSLPT
- the LOC102610913 gene encoding uncharacterized protein LOC102610913 isoform X2 — translated: MYRYLSQTGVSVILFIFCCLVPSSILFLLLQKPWKGRPLLNTQMVPSVINGGITALYFILWGKGLKSCGPVRALLAEYSGAVLGVLSAVLYGRRGHVWKKVGGLIAILASFYFLSQGWATETSSPFSFKDSLDAELRTEQVLGMKEMVVPLLAGILSALRRVIARRVSLKNTLKRRLHAITITSATCFLFPVAMWDLIIGSKSSSSVDLPFSAWAFLSTTLFGIILIFYVDAMAEERLHMVFSSPRHLMVAGGCIIVMEMVYKMDFSLIGFIICSLILGFGIYEATSLDHGRKDTFQKPDLSNGMLGDELQMSSLPT